CGTCTGAGGTTTCTTTGCTTCAAAAAAGGGCCCTAAAAAAAGCAATGGTGTATTTTGCCCATATTGATGAACTAGATCCCCTAAAGATTAGATGGCCAAGCATTAAATACCACCGCAACAATGCTACTTATGAAATGCTGGTAAATATATGTTATTTAGTTATAGAAGGCATGCTTCTTTCTGAAAATGAAGGCAAGCGAAAGCTGGCTCGGTATATTGATGATCAACGTATGCATAGGCTCTATGAAAAATTCGTATTTGAGTATTATCACAAACATTATCCACAGTTTAATGTTTCAGCTGCACATATTAATTGGGATGTGGATGATGGAATGATGGAGCTCCTCCCAACAATGAAATCGGATATCACTCTTCAATTTCAGGGCAAAACTCTCATTATTGACACGAAGTATTATTCGCGGACCATGCAAGCAAAAGCTTTTTCTAGCAAGCAAACTATACATTCGCAGAACATGTATCAGATTTTCACCTATATAAAAAATAAAGACACTACTAATTCTGGCAGTGTAAGTGGTATTCTTCTTTATGCAAAAACAGATGAGGAGATAGTACCAGATAATGATTATATGATAAGTGGCAACCGAATAAGTGTAAAAACCCTTGACCTGAATGAAGACTTTCCAGCAATTGAAAACCAACTTAGCAAATTGGTCACGGGTATTCTTATTTAATT
This DNA window, taken from Desulfitibacter alkalitolerans DSM 16504, encodes the following:
- the mcrC gene encoding 5-methylcytosine-specific restriction endonuclease system specificity protein McrC; translated protein: MIRIKNVYYMLAYAFQVLREEGYAKIAVEEFANASDLLAAILAKGIANQIKRGLGKEYNSKVEAISSPIGKINVSSSIRQQTLLKKQLVCTFDEFTDNTYLNKILKTTSMLLIRSSEVSLLQKRALKKAMVYFAHIDELDPLKIRWPSIKYHRNNATYEMLVNICYLVIEGMLLSENEGKRKLARYIDDQRMHRLYEKFVFEYYHKHYPQFNVSAAHINWDVDDGMMELLPTMKSDITLQFQGKTLIIDTKYYSRTMQAKAFSSKQTIHSQNMYQIFTYIKNKDTTNSGSVSGILLYAKTDEEIVPDNDYMISGNRISVKTLDLNEDFPAIENQLSKLVTGILI